In Magnolia sinica isolate HGM2019 chromosome 12, MsV1, whole genome shotgun sequence, a single genomic region encodes these proteins:
- the LOC131220409 gene encoding D-glycerate 3-kinase, chloroplastic-like gives MLGFKPLPNEVVKAVSPQLEIINKKLEAYYDAWDKFVQSWIIIKISNPNCVFRWRLQAELAMRVEGKPGMSDEEVCFFI, from the exons ATGCTTGGTTTCAAACCTCTACCAAACGAAGTCGTCAAAGCAGTTAGCCCACAG CTGGAGATCATAAACAAAAAACTTGAAGCTTATTATGATGCATGGGATAAGTTCGTACAGTCGTGGATAATTATCAAGATCAGTAACCCAAACTGCGTCTTTCGGTGGCGGTTGCAG GCCGAGCTTGCTATGAGGGTGGAGGGCAAACCTGGTATGTCTGATGAAGAGGTATGTTTCTTCATCTGA